In one Brassica oleracea var. oleracea cultivar TO1000 chromosome C9, BOL, whole genome shotgun sequence genomic region, the following are encoded:
- the LOC106314514 gene encoding uncharacterized protein LOC106314514, giving the protein MVQSDSVYSGEHDRSNRGSGGDDQNTRRELKALQDKMDLLLSDRAKQEKVNFVGEQKQEETIVVHEVDGLEGQGELCFVNANGTWYKKEPNFQYNNYQQKPFYNNQQGGYKASQNYSQGFSSKGNQSTQGQAGSYTPAPQESSTNAMLKQILESQTRRKSEQHPKEYCNAIHSTSSEIELSDHMKEVDELERLLYGTTVVAKVEAQIVEKVEHKIVERVEIKTVKKVEEKVLQPVRHKAAKPVIGKAVTQLKEVQLEEAHAAEQSLYDKLSFPQRFLTKSQKKVISKFRKDIGDVGVMLSQISNMHDAHVQMILIKDILAHKEEVGELLDISTMQLDPPVTPKFLPKLETQGELLDISSASVNVISIEMVKSLGIENMEPNTSLLMLGDSSSTTPIGLIKEFYLMIGACTIPVDLTVLKMATETRVPLILGTPFLTTVGACIDFGNKKVTLLNVNKAISYPIKSPLMNVDYCGTAICGEPPIEKIKDEVMASEKQILDGKSSHEMCDEHLESAKMEEGGIEDFTSINYNYNINHYSA; this is encoded by the exons ATGGTTCAGAGTGATTCAGTCTACAGTGGTGAGCATGATAGGAGCAACAGAGGCAGTGGAGGAGATGATCAAAACACAAGGAGAGAGTTGAAGGCTCTACAAGATAAGATGGATTTGCTTCTTTCAGATAGAGCCAAACAAGAGAAAGTAAACTTTGTTGGTGAACAGAAACAAGAGGAGACAATTGTGGTTCATGAAGTTGATGGTCTAGAAGGTCAAGGAGAGCTATGTTTCGTGAATGCTAATGGGACATGGTACAAGAAGGAGCCTAACTTTCAGTACAACAACTACCAACAAAAGCCCTTCTACAATAACCAACAAGGAGGTTACAAAGCTAGCCAGAACTACTCTCAAGGTTTCTCCTCCAAAGGAAATCAGTCTACACAAGGCCAAGCCGGATCTTATACTCCTGCTCCACAAGAAAGTAGCACTAATGCAATGTTGAAACAGATCTTGGAATCCCAAACTAGAA GAAAATCAGAGCAACACCCTAAAGAGTATTGCAATGCTATCCACTCTACTTCTTCTGAGATTGAGTTGAGTGATCATATGAAAGAAGTAGATGAGCTTGAAAGACTCTTGTATGGAACAACAGTTGTTGCCAAGGTTGAAGCACAAATTGTGGAGAAGGTTGAACACAAGATTGTGGAAAGGGTGGAGATAAAAACTGTAAAGAAGGTTGAGGAAAAGGTTTTGCAACCAGTTAGACACAAGGCTGCGAAACCAGTTATTGGGAAAGCTGTCACGCAATTGAAGGAGGTTCAGCTAGAAGAAGCTCATGCGGCTGAGCAATCACTTTATGACAAGCTCTCATTTCCACAAAGGTTCCTCACTAAATCTCAAAAGAAGGTGATCTCTAAGTTTAGAAAAGACATTGGCGATGTAGGAGTCATGCTTTCACAGATATCGAATATGCATGATGCTCATGTCCAAATGATACTCATCAAGGACATTCTAGCTCACAAAGAAGAAGTAGGAGAGCTCCTCGACATCTCTACTATGCAGCTTGATCCACCAGTCACACCAAAGTTCCTTCCCAAACTAGAAACCCAAGGAGAGCTCCTCGACATCTCTAGTGCAAGTGTGAATGTGATCTCAATAGAGATGGTGAAGAGTCTTGGGATTGAAAACATGGAGCCAAACACATCTTTATTAATGCTTGGGGATTCCTCTTCTACAACCCCAATCGGTCTCATCAAGGAATTTTATTTGATGATTGGAGCTTGCACCATTCCTGTTGACCTCACTGTTTTGAAGATGGCAACTGAGACGAGAGTCCCATTGATCCTTGGAACACCATTTCTCACAACAGTAGGAGCTTGCATTGACTTTGGCAATAAGAAGGTCACACTTCTAAATGTGAACAAAGCTATCTCTTACCCAATAAAGTCTCCTTTGATGAATGTGGACTATTGTGGAACCGCTATTTGTGGAGAACCTCCCATTGAGAAGATCAAAGATGAAGTGATGGCTAGTGAAAAACAAATTCTTGATGGAAAGTCATCTCATGAGATGTGTGATGAACATTTGGAAAGTGCTAAAATGGAGGAGGGGGGAATCGAAGACTTCACCTCGATAAATTATAACTACAACATAAACCACTACAGTGCTTGA